In a single window of the Sulfurimonas hongkongensis genome:
- a CDS encoding HepT-like ribonuclease domain-containing protein has product MFDSKNTLYVLTILEAIEKIFIYSSGFKDEETFYFANKKLNFNATVNLLIAIGEENKKIDDKLKSSNKLNWKNISAMRDKISHNYRGVDESMVWEIIIDYLPVLKQLLIEMLPKIKDSTAYIKEALKTPYYEELYYLQIEK; this is encoded by the coding sequence ATGTTTGATAGTAAAAACACCTTGTATGTACTGACTATACTTGAAGCTATAGAGAAAATTTTTATATATTCATCAGGGTTTAAAGATGAAGAGACATTTTACTTTGCAAATAAGAAACTAAACTTTAATGCTACAGTCAACTTGCTCATAGCAATAGGCGAAGAAAATAAAAAGATTGATGACAAACTGAAAAGTTCAAATAAATTAAATTGGAAAAACATATCTGCAATGAGAGATAAAATATCACACAATTACCGTGGTGTTGATGAGTCTATGGTGTGGGAAATCATCATAGATTATCTTCCTGTATTAAAACAGTTGCTTATAGAGATGCTACCAAAGATAAAAGATAGTACAGCTTATATAAAAGAAGCGTTAAAAACTCCCTATTATGAAGAGCTTTACTATTTACAAATAGAAAAATGA
- a CDS encoding FAD binding domain-containing protein, whose product MRNEIIFYLNGEKHLVSGEKVYWPLSRYIRECAGKTGTKVVCAEGDCGACTVLISNHSTDDFYSINSCISPIFTNDAKHIVTIEGLSLLQEGSNTISKALAHGNAAQCGFCSPGFVMSLADLFEHNKKVDEQMIKDYTTGNLCRCTGYVDIIKSALCVDTSKYKSVKDFFLTPKHIAELSALAQESLCLNFNARTVVIVTSLEELYSYRKKFPQAKLIASATDLGVLMNKGISKEQEFIFIGKIASLNTLNAQDDYINIGSNKTLTDVQKGLEEFYPEFSKFLDEFASPQIKNRATLVGNIANGSPIGDTLPFLVSIEAILVISSIRGTRELPIDKFYKAYKDFDLLSDEIITAVKIPKPKDGTVLKLYKVANRTHLDIATLSAAFYIKIDKSSLIEHLRIAYGGVAETVLRLEEIEKKYLDCSFTLETFEMIGKDISDSIKPLTDVRASAEFRKSVARNLLSRLYYDLGGL is encoded by the coding sequence ATGCGAAATGAGATTATTTTTTATCTAAATGGTGAAAAACATCTAGTTAGCGGCGAAAAGGTATATTGGCCCTTATCACGATATATAAGGGAGTGTGCAGGAAAAACAGGAACAAAAGTAGTCTGTGCTGAGGGTGATTGTGGTGCTTGTACAGTGCTAATCTCTAATCACTCTACTGATGATTTTTACTCTATAAACTCATGTATAAGCCCAATCTTTACAAATGATGCAAAGCATATTGTGACTATTGAAGGTCTCTCTCTGCTTCAAGAGGGTTCTAACACAATATCTAAAGCTTTAGCTCATGGAAATGCTGCTCAATGTGGTTTCTGCTCACCAGGGTTTGTAATGTCCCTAGCAGACCTTTTTGAACATAACAAAAAGGTTGATGAGCAGATGATTAAAGACTATACTACTGGTAATTTATGCCGTTGTACAGGTTATGTTGATATTATAAAATCCGCTCTTTGTGTAGATACTTCAAAGTATAAATCTGTAAAAGATTTTTTCCTCACACCAAAGCATATTGCAGAGCTTAGTGCTTTAGCACAAGAATCTCTATGTTTAAATTTTAACGCGAGAACAGTTGTAATCGTGACAAGTTTAGAAGAACTATATAGCTATCGTAAAAAATTTCCACAAGCCAAACTAATTGCATCAGCAACAGACCTAGGTGTCTTGATGAATAAAGGCATCTCCAAAGAGCAAGAGTTTATCTTTATTGGGAAAATCGCTTCGCTAAACACTTTAAATGCCCAGGATGATTATATAAATATAGGCTCAAACAAGACACTCACAGATGTACAAAAAGGTTTAGAAGAGTTTTATCCTGAATTTTCAAAATTTTTAGATGAATTTGCTTCGCCTCAAATCAAAAACAGAGCTACTCTTGTTGGTAATATTGCAAATGGCTCACCTATTGGAGATACTCTGCCTTTTCTTGTTAGCATTGAAGCTATCTTGGTTATTTCAAGCATTAGAGGAACTAGAGAGCTTCCTATAGATAAATTTTACAAGGCTTATAAAGATTTTGATCTCTTAAGTGATGAAATCATCACTGCTGTAAAAATTCCTAAACCAAAAGATGGAACTGTTTTAAAACTCTATAAAGTAGCAAATAGAACCCATCTTGATATCGCAACTCTTAGCGCGGCTTTTTATATTAAGATAGATAAATCAAGCCTTATAGAACACCTTCGCATCGCTTATGGTGGTGTAGCAGAGACTGTACTTCGCCTAGAAGAGATAGAAAAAAAGTATCTTGATTGTAGCTTTACTTTAGAGACTTTTGAGATGATAGGAAAAGATATTTCAGACTCCATAAAACCACTAACAGATGTTAGAGCAAGTGCAGAGTTTCGCAAATCAGTAGCACGCAATCTTTTAAGCCGTCTCTACTATGATTTAGGAGGTCTTTAA
- a CDS encoding xanthine dehydrogenase molybdopterin binding subunit, whose amino-acid sequence MSSVNHDNAKGHLDGTTEFIEDRVMMKNEVYVSYIASPYAKAKILERDYRDAKEIEGVLGIWDYRDLSGNLWGNIDADQPILAEAITHYVGEPIAIIAATTVEALESVRKLTLITFEELPSVLNLDEAIEEKDYFGDVQVIKRGDFESAYKSAPLRLSGEYENKAQEHFYLESQAAIAYPVDNDEIDILSSSQNPTEVQYIVAKCLGLKLRQVTSKVKRMGGAFGGKETQSVPFAVMAAFVAFKLKRPARIILSKVDDMIVTGKRHPFKGFYRVGFNAEGIVLGLETKLFADGGAYTDISPSVVQRAILHSDNAYYVKNWSISGVACRTNHHPHTAFRGFGAPQGIALVEQVFDDIAYHLKMDPLSVRERNLYAIDRNNTAPYGQKITQNTLPQIVEKLVNSSNYKQRREAIEAFNRESKTTIKGIGLTPVKFGISFTSRFLNQANALVNIFPDASVQISTGATEMGQGVNTKIAQVVAQTLGVDVSMCKVMITSTEKNHNTSPTAASSGTDLNAMAANLAAMKIKNRLLNLAAQLFLNEGHDAHFEYSVSEAIETSHIYIENGVVINRETNQKMALRELLDIAYKNRISMGDYAFYKTPNLSFDVKKGEGKPFAYYTNCAAVSEVTIDRFSGKTSVDRVEILMDLGRSINEGIDRGQIAGAFVQCMGWVTNENLVYSDKGALLSHSPTTYKIPNIQDIPSDFIINFLDNPYEVDNIRGSKTVAEPPFILGLSIFSAIRHALSSKGFKGNIKIPATAENILMKLESLR is encoded by the coding sequence ATGAGTAGTGTGAATCATGACAATGCCAAAGGACATCTAGATGGCACAACGGAGTTTATAGAAGATAGAGTTATGATGAAAAATGAAGTCTATGTCTCTTATATCGCTTCGCCTTACGCTAAAGCTAAAATATTAGAGCGTGACTATAGAGATGCAAAAGAGATAGAGGGTGTTTTAGGCATTTGGGATTATAGAGATCTTAGTGGAAATCTCTGGGGAAATATCGATGCTGATCAACCTATCTTGGCAGAGGCGATTACGCACTATGTTGGGGAACCTATTGCAATTATAGCCGCTACGACTGTAGAAGCCTTAGAGAGCGTGAGGAAATTGACACTTATAACTTTTGAAGAACTCCCCTCAGTGCTAAACCTTGATGAGGCAATAGAAGAAAAAGATTACTTTGGTGATGTGCAAGTGATAAAGCGTGGAGATTTTGAGAGTGCTTATAAGAGTGCGCCATTAAGACTTAGTGGAGAGTATGAAAATAAAGCTCAAGAACATTTTTATCTTGAATCACAAGCGGCTATTGCTTACCCTGTTGATAATGATGAAATTGATATTCTTAGTTCATCACAAAACCCAACAGAGGTTCAGTATATCGTTGCAAAATGCCTAGGTTTAAAACTCAGACAAGTAACTTCTAAAGTCAAGAGAATGGGAGGTGCTTTTGGTGGAAAAGAGACACAATCTGTTCCTTTTGCTGTTATGGCTGCCTTTGTTGCTTTTAAACTAAAGCGTCCTGCTCGGATTATCCTTAGTAAAGTGGATGATATGATTGTAACAGGTAAGCGACACCCTTTTAAAGGCTTTTATAGGGTTGGTTTTAATGCAGAGGGCATAGTGCTAGGGCTTGAGACAAAGTTGTTTGCTGATGGTGGTGCATACACAGACATCTCTCCATCTGTAGTTCAAAGAGCAATCCTACATAGTGATAATGCATACTATGTAAAAAACTGGAGTATTAGCGGAGTAGCTTGCAGAACAAACCATCATCCTCATACTGCCTTTCGTGGCTTTGGTGCTCCTCAAGGGATAGCTTTAGTTGAGCAGGTTTTTGATGATATCGCTTACCATCTTAAGATGGATCCTTTGAGTGTAAGAGAGAGAAATCTATATGCCATTGATAGAAACAATACTGCACCTTATGGTCAAAAGATTACACAAAACACCCTGCCTCAAATAGTAGAAAAACTTGTAAACTCAAGTAACTACAAACAAAGACGAGAGGCCATTGAGGCCTTTAACAGAGAGTCTAAAACTACTATCAAAGGTATTGGACTTACTCCCGTGAAATTTGGTATATCTTTTACTTCGAGATTTTTAAACCAAGCCAATGCTCTAGTAAATATATTTCCAGATGCAAGTGTTCAAATCTCAACAGGTGCAACAGAGATGGGGCAAGGTGTTAACACTAAAATAGCACAAGTTGTTGCACAGACTCTAGGCGTAGATGTTTCTATGTGTAAGGTAATGATTACCTCCACAGAGAAAAATCACAATACCTCGCCAACAGCCGCTTCAAGTGGAACTGATCTAAATGCAATGGCGGCAAATTTAGCTGCAATGAAGATAAAAAATCGCCTTTTAAACTTGGCAGCTCAACTATTTTTAAATGAGGGGCATGATGCTCACTTTGAATATAGTGTGAGTGAAGCCATTGAGACAAGTCACATATATATCGAAAATGGAGTTGTAATAAACAGAGAAACAAATCAAAAAATGGCTCTTAGAGAGCTTTTAGATATTGCATATAAAAATAGAATATCGATGGGAGATTATGCTTTTTATAAAACCCCAAATCTCAGTTTTGATGTTAAAAAAGGAGAGGGAAAACCTTTTGCCTACTATACAAACTGTGCGGCTGTTAGCGAGGTTACAATAGACCGCTTTAGCGGAAAAACAAGCGTTGATAGAGTTGAGATACTAATGGATTTAGGACGCTCTATAAATGAAGGTATAGATAGAGGTCAAATCGCAGGTGCTTTTGTTCAGTGTATGGGTTGGGTAACAAATGAAAATCTCGTTTATTCTGATAAAGGGGCTCTGCTTTCACACTCTCCTACAACTTATAAAATTCCTAATATTCAAGATATTCCATCAGATTTTATAATCAATTTTCTTGATAACCCTTATGAAGTAGACAATATAAGAGGTTCAAAAACCGTAGCTGAACCACCATTTATTCTTGGTCTGTCTATCTTCTCAGCCATTCGTCATGCACTCTCATCAAAGGGATTTAAGGGCAATATAAAAATTCCAGCTACAGCTGAGAATATTTTAATGAAACTGGAATCCCTCAGGTAA
- a CDS encoding phage integrase N-terminal SAM-like domain-containing protein: MEAKKKLLDIVREKIRLKHYSYSTEKNYVHWIKHYIFFRYTPEIHS, translated from the coding sequence ATGGAAGCTAAAAAGAAATTACTAGATATTGTTCGTGAGAAAATTCGCCTTAAACACTATAGTTATTCTACTGAAAAAAATTATGTTCATTGGATTAAGCACTATATTTTTTTTAGATACACCCCTGAGATTCACTCTTAG
- a CDS encoding IS3 family transposase, with product MQEHSQLYTVGRLCKVMQVHRSGYYQWLNQPISNRELENQELLLHIKDAFKASSGVYGHRNIHKDLKELGLHVNKKRVARLMREAKLYGVGTYKRKPYSKPGQVHKAHPNHLHQCFISSKPNDTWVSDITYIRTKEGWIFLATVLDLYSRKIIGWATGHRQTTPLIISALKMATTRLKKTDEVILHSDQGSQYSSYEYKRFAVKYNITLSMSRRGNCYDNAVAESFFKTLKKELVRKQIFLTRDIAASKIFEYIEMFYNSKRRHSYLDYISPNEFEKRYNLKSLNK from the coding sequence ATTCAAGAGCATAGTCAACTTTATACAGTTGGTAGACTGTGTAAAGTTATGCAAGTACACCGAAGCGGATACTATCAATGGTTAAATCAGCCCATTTCAAACAGAGAGCTTGAAAATCAAGAATTACTACTGCACATAAAAGATGCGTTTAAAGCGTCTAGTGGTGTATATGGACATAGAAATATACACAAGGATTTAAAAGAGCTTGGACTCCATGTCAATAAAAAAAGAGTTGCTAGACTGATGCGCGAAGCGAAACTCTATGGAGTAGGCACTTATAAGCGCAAGCCTTACTCTAAGCCTGGTCAAGTTCATAAAGCGCATCCAAATCACCTACATCAGTGCTTCATATCTAGTAAGCCAAATGATACTTGGGTTAGCGATATTACATATATCAGAACGAAAGAGGGATGGATATTCTTAGCAACAGTATTAGATTTATATAGTCGTAAGATTATTGGCTGGGCAACGGGGCATCGTCAAACAACACCATTGATAATTTCAGCACTTAAAATGGCAACCACAAGACTTAAAAAAACTGACGAAGTTATTCTTCACTCTGATCAAGGAAGCCAGTACAGCTCTTATGAGTACAAAAGATTTGCTGTAAAATATAATATTACTCTTAGTATGAGTAGACGAGGCAATTGCTATGATAATGCTGTCGCAGAAAGCTTCTTTAAAACTCTAAAAAAAGAGCTAGTCAGAAAACAGATATTTTTAACAAGAGATATAGCAGCCTCAAAGATATTTGAATATATAGAGATGTTCTACAATTCAAAAAGAAGACATAGTTATCTGGATTATATTTCGCCTAATGAGTTTGAAAAAAGGTATAATTTAAAGTCTTTAAATAAATAG
- a CDS encoding transposase, producing the protein MVHFWIALDINDTAERLGVHPDSLRGWIKRLESPEAIEKHKVSDASQAEIKKLQKELKRVTEERDILKKAAVYFASHTN; encoded by the coding sequence TTGGTACATTTTTGGATTGCGCTTGACATTAACGATACAGCTGAGAGATTAGGAGTTCATCCTGATTCACTCAGAGGTTGGATAAAACGCTTAGAGTCTCCAGAAGCAATTGAAAAACACAAGGTTTCTGATGCATCACAAGCGGAGATTAAGAAGCTCCAGAAAGAACTTAAGCGAGTTACCGAAGAGAGGGATATCCTAAAAAAGGCCGCGGTGTACTTTGCAAGCCACACAAACTAA
- a CDS encoding nucleotidyltransferase family protein: protein MYTTTKIAEVLKNKKLPYNIKNFILFGSVASQTNTDKSDIDIAYIENENSRLNFENYLKLENELETIFQTKVDLINYKKFNPLIKLHSQKDFIYV from the coding sequence ATGTACACAACAACAAAAATTGCAGAAGTACTTAAAAATAAAAAACTACCTTACAACATAAAAAACTTTATACTCTTTGGTTCTGTTGCATCCCAAACAAATACAGATAAAAGTGATATAGATATAGCATATATAGAAAATGAAAACTCAAGATTAAATTTTGAAAACTATTTAAAACTTGAAAATGAACTTGAAACTATATTTCAAACTAAGGTTGATCTAATAAATTATAAAAAATTCAACCCACTTATCAAGCTCCATTCTCAAAAGGATTTCATCTATGTTTGA
- a CDS encoding HNH endonuclease: MQDHTCIYCNQEKNTDEFSLEHIFPDSLGGAFANNIFKTRLVCQRCNSLSGLYVDSSFVKNFFSTTLPAFSDYLGYYDFEKKPIIPFSYMGFVEYIKHPNYKYCEKWLWCGGSMIYHFHNNSTESFQTIAGGDPRKRKGKNAGEVYLVGLTDNPFWIELLLNSFIKQFKKSKKISVNYILPNQSSESLSNEQQNIKKELFTIHQSKDIQKHTMPINIDFNVRFQAKLSLGLGYSLFGKQFSTSNEANFYRDIFWNKDHKKLIELQPKMMSFFSKGKNDLEKFMKFLNFKGCHGLFFIPVSNTLVFYGNLYGENQYPILTVITNELDKYEHELIKKYPYGWGYILVPQRELFIGEIEIPNILAFNTGDKSFLPELIELESLYQDQSELPPFNLEKKD, from the coding sequence TTGCAAGATCATACGTGTATTTATTGTAATCAAGAAAAAAATACAGATGAATTTTCTCTTGAACATATTTTTCCTGATAGTTTAGGGGGCGCGTTTGCAAATAATATTTTCAAGACTAGACTAGTATGCCAAAGATGTAATAGTTTATCTGGACTATATGTTGATAGTTCTTTTGTAAAAAACTTTTTTTCTACTACATTACCTGCTTTTTCAGATTATCTAGGATATTACGACTTTGAAAAAAAACCAATAATACCTTTTAGCTATATGGGTTTTGTTGAGTATATAAAGCATCCGAATTATAAATATTGTGAAAAGTGGCTTTGGTGTGGTGGCAGTATGATTTACCATTTTCACAATAACTCTACAGAGAGTTTTCAAACAATTGCAGGTGGAGATCCTCGAAAAAGAAAAGGGAAAAATGCAGGAGAGGTATATTTAGTTGGTTTGACAGATAATCCATTTTGGATAGAACTACTTTTAAATTCTTTTATTAAGCAATTTAAAAAATCAAAAAAAATTTCTGTTAATTATATACTTCCAAATCAATCATCAGAAAGTCTATCAAATGAACAACAAAACATAAAAAAAGAACTTTTTACTATTCATCAATCTAAAGATATACAAAAACATACTATGCCAATAAATATTGACTTCAATGTTAGGTTTCAAGCAAAATTATCTCTTGGATTAGGATATTCTTTATTTGGAAAGCAATTTTCTACATCTAATGAAGCAAATTTTTACAGAGATATTTTTTGGAATAAAGATCATAAAAAACTAATAGAATTACAACCAAAAATGATGTCATTTTTTTCCAAAGGAAAGAATGACCTTGAAAAATTTATGAAGTTTTTGAACTTCAAAGGTTGTCATGGATTATTTTTTATTCCAGTAAGTAATACATTGGTTTTTTATGGCAATTTGTATGGAGAAAATCAATATCCAATTCTAACAGTCATTACAAACGAACTTGATAAATATGAACATGAATTAATTAAAAAGTATCCTTATGGCTGGGGATATATTTTAGTTCCGCAAAGAGAACTATTTATAGGTGAAATTGAAATTCCAAATATTTTAGCATTCAATACTGGTGATAAAAGTTTTTTGCCTGAGTTAATAGAATTGGAAAGTTTGTATCAAGACCAAAGTGAATTGCCTCCATTTAATCTTGAGAAGAAAGACTAA